Proteins encoded by one window of Bryobacteraceae bacterium:
- a CDS encoding BamA/TamA family outer membrane protein, which yields MGVGARTGSLSACCHLPAKKGFAGRDPIDRDFTFDSTVRIAPINVTGSRDTRDDLLDATRGSFLSQSFELAPLQIRDSLRYWRYFGQYFHYRALTSPAPVPLREGVKRPRVIYAGGVRAGVGRGIGGQDLIISERFFAGGGTSMRGFAQDTLGPVDFFGDPEGGEAVFITNQEVRFPMLSIFDGVGFVDIGNVFRRAGDFSLGDLRKSAGVGLRVRTPYFRCSHPAPMPSFHKLGFAHSARRGLGARRRPRQIR from the coding sequence ATTGGCGTCGGAGCCCGCACGGGCTCCCTCAGCGCCTGCTGCCACCTTCCCGCTAAGAAAGGCTTCGCCGGTCGCGATCCGATCGACCGCGATTTCACATTCGACTCCACCGTCCGCATCGCGCCGATCAATGTCACCGGAAGCCGTGACACGCGGGACGACCTGCTCGACGCCACTCGTGGGTCATTCCTATCGCAGTCCTTCGAGTTGGCACCGCTTCAGATCCGCGATTCGCTTCGCTACTGGCGGTACTTCGGCCAGTACTTCCACTACCGCGCGCTGACGTCTCCGGCGCCGGTACCGTTGCGGGAGGGCGTGAAGCGGCCGCGGGTGATCTACGCGGGCGGCGTCCGCGCCGGCGTGGGCCGCGGCATCGGCGGGCAGGACCTGATCATCAGCGAACGGTTCTTCGCCGGCGGCGGAACCAGCATGCGCGGCTTCGCCCAAGACACGCTCGGGCCGGTGGACTTCTTCGGTGACCCGGAAGGCGGCGAGGCGGTCTTCATCACGAACCAGGAAGTGCGTTTCCCGATGCTCTCGATTTTCGATGGCGTGGGTTTCGTCGATATCGGGAATGTCTTCCGGCGCGCGGGGGACTTCTCGCTCGGCGATCTGCGCAAGTCGGCCGGTGTGGGCCTGCGCGTGCGGACGCCGTACTTCCGATGTAGTCACCCGGCTCCAATGCCATCTTTTCATAAACTGGGCTTCGCGCATTCTGCGCGGCGCGGACTGGGGGCCCGGCGGCGACCTCGGCAAATACGCTAA